One region of Culex pipiens pallens isolate TS chromosome 2, TS_CPP_V2, whole genome shotgun sequence genomic DNA includes:
- the LOC120426349 gene encoding uncharacterized protein LOC120426349: MLMGRFGGVLCGKEVMDRNYRPAIALPVGELQLSAFTIVGTGSWWAGYGPGVTMLALRECSMTVAVLFGVLKQTPNLEWLDLEDVALTGSCKPDFRMEKLESFNMDNPGDIDVPLTFLDDLGEVFTGLKLFRLLRNVITSEEVYGSVIKIVEAQQNTLESLELCNGNFLEALCRMEKLRLKWLSCFIDFKSDFHWDTFCRKQQQLEKLLIMAKDYSTICDVAQKLPNLKKLPLDIMSGSITKADFLNKMPNLEKIDINGHLNGLDFRSAASPKLTLFHMVNATAKKLVQYLHKSPNLSVLNIHECVLIGDSEYPARFQYLKELVLSKCKLPPNVLMALCCQNPQLEQLQLRFLSTLTDEMFLKICKELPRLRFLALVSCALLTDAVGDYIIQHCVSLEKLKISGFTLSEEALAKLRERHVRMKRWFWSYPFDPVGGFAQAEH; the protein is encoded by the exons ATGCTGATGGGCCGGTTCGGCGGCGTCTTGTGTGGAAAAGAAGTGATGGATCGCAATTACCGGCCGGCTATTGCTCTTCCGGTTGGTGAACTACAACTTTCCGCTTTCACTATCGTCGGAACGGGTTCCTGGTGGGCTGGTTACGGTCCGGGAGTGACCATGTTGGCTCTGAGGGAATGCTCGATGACCGTGGCGGTGCTGTTTGGCGTGCTGAAGCAAACTCCGAACCTCGAATGGCTGGATCTGGAAGACGTTGCGCTGACTGGTTCCTGCAAGCCGGATTTCCGGATGGAAAAATTGGAAAGCTTCAACATGGACAACCCGGGCGATATCGACGTTCCGCTAACATTTCTGGATGATTTGGGTGAAGTTTTCACTGGTTTGAAGCTTTTTCGTCTGCTCCGTAATGTTATTACCAGCGAAGAAGTGTATGGCAGCGTGATCAAGATTGTTGAGGCCCAGCAAAACACCCTGGAAAGTCTGGAACTCTGCAATGGAAATTTCTTGGAAGCGCTCTGTCGGATGGAAAAGTTGCGCCTCAAATGGTTGTCGTGCTTCATTGATTTCAAGTCGGATTTTCATTGGGACACATTCTGTCGCAAACAACAGCAACTAGAAAAATTGCTGATTATGGCGAAGGACTACTCG ACGATCTGCGATGTCGCCCAAAAACTGCCTAACCTGAAGAAGCTGCCGTTGGACATTATGAGCGGTTCGATCACGAAGGCCGATTTCCTAAACAAAATGCCGAACTTGGAGAAAATCGACATCAACGGTCACCTGAACGGATTGGACTTTCGTTCGGCGGCTAGTCCCAAGTTGACGCTGTTTCACATGGTAAATGCAACGGCCAAAAAGCTGGTTCAGTACCTGCACAAATCTCCCAATCTTAGCGTGCTCAACATACACGAGTGCGTCCTAATCGGTGATTCTGAATATCCGGCAAGGTTCCAATACCTCAAAGAGCTGGTCTTGTCCAAGTGCAAACTACCCCCGAACGTGCTGATGGCCCTGTGCTGCCAGAATCCCCAGCTGGAGCAACTCCAACTCCGTTTCCTGTCAACCCTCACCGATGAGATGTTTCTGAAGATCTGCAAAGAGCTGCCACGCCTGCGGTTCTTGGCCCTGGTTAGCTGTGCACTGCTCACCGATGCCGTCGGCGACTACATCATCCAGCATTGTGTCTCGCTAGAGAAGCTGAAAATCAGCGGCTTTACCCTGTCCGAGGAGGCACTCGCGAAGCTGCGCGAAAGACACGTGCGCATGAAGCGCTGGTTCTGGTCGTACCCGTTCGATCCCGTTGGTGGATTTGCTCAAGCAGAGCATTGA